In Eleginops maclovinus isolate JMC-PN-2008 ecotype Puerto Natales chromosome 10, JC_Emac_rtc_rv5, whole genome shotgun sequence, the following proteins share a genomic window:
- the spag9b gene encoding C-Jun-amino-terminal kinase-interacting protein 4 isoform X3, which translates to MELDDVVLYQDDSGNSTMMSERVSGLASSIYREFERLIERYGEDVVKELMPLVVAVLENLDSVFAVNQEHEVELELLKEDNEQLVTQYEREKALRKHTEERYIALEDSQDGEKKDLQSRLVMLESHSRQLERKTKNYADQIIRYDEREAELKKEYNTLHQRHTEMIHSYMEHLERTKHQHAAAQAEPSDTGTSARTRKERPISMGIFQLPGTDGVTPDLHKEPVETPSEPWRFNNLSHPQSNTSLQDELAGSSSKSRTPTNQGGVSKTGISSQSEGSQGGASKSNTSSLSANSQSNTQKSPHDGVSSGMSPVSSGTPLSPAASNVSMESNEVSDRLNKNLDRSRGKPESSKNIAAVQEGQQGQPGQDASTPLKGDDGAENLEKSEVQAIIESTPELDMGLEGCIGTSTPSKGGIENLVFDRNTDSLFEELSSAGNDLIADMDEGADLLGMGREVEHLIHENTQLLETKNALNVAKNDLIAQMDELTCEKEVLRGELEAVTQAKTKLENKNKELEEEIKKIRAELEESKQKVKNDNEDDQSDVPTAQRKRFTRVEMARVLMERNQYKERLMELQEAVRWTEMIRASKENPALPEKKKSSLWQFFSRLFSSSGAAAKKPASEAPVNVKYNAPTSQIQPSVKKRSTTLQQLPSDKSKAFDFLNEEVAADNVVSRREQKRAQYQQVKAHVQKEDGRVQAYGWSLPKKYKANGGQVESKMKNLPVPVFLRPVDEKDASMKLWCAAGVNLSGGKTRDGGSIVGASVFYSDLSGPESPERRKGSQSSLDKLDQELEDQQKELRQNDEMSSLVWICTSTESTTKVVVIDANQAGNILESFFVCDSHVLCIASVPGARETDYPAGEEVAPNSETEAVANVCSQSTESSSAGGDDVLGGITVVGCEVEGVTAVPQTAGSPGEDGETESRSAEEATEATEASAGPADQRTSLRGAYTEHVFTDPLGAQHTAEAPANYTQRYTMESDLLKDGVSSNPNAEEQDLMREEAQKMSSVLPTMWLGAQNGCVYVHSSVAQWKKCLHSIKLKDSVLGIVHVKGRVLVGLSDGTLAIFHRGVDGQWDLTNYHLLDLGRPHHSIRCMTVVHDKVWCGYRNKIHVVQPKAMKIEKSFDAHPRKDSQVRQLAWDGDGIWVSIRLDSTLRLFHAHTFQHLQDVDIEPYVSKMLGTGKLGFSFVRITALMVSSNRLWIGTGNGVIISIPLTDCNKATKAVGSNPGGVVYSDDSGDKVTAGTFVPYCSMAQAQLCFHGHRDAVKFFTAVPGHADPSASCGGEAAGDKTTDAAAQEGTKSMLVMSGGEGYIDFRMGDEDGEGEEAEQPPMKLHPSQAKAERSHLIVWQILDNED; encoded by the exons CGGTACATCGCCTTAGAAGACTCCCAGGACGGAGAGAAGAAAGATCTCCAGAGTCGGCTGGTGATGCTGGAGTCACACTCGCGTCAGCTCGAgcgaaaaacaaaaaactatgCAGATCAGA tTATCAGGTATGACGAGAGAGAAGCAGAGCTCAAGAAGGAGTACAACACGCTTCATCAGAGACACACTGAG ATGATCCACAGCTACATGGAGCACCTCGAGCGAACCAAACACCAGCATGCAGCCGCACAGGCAGAGCCCTCGGACACAGGGACATCAGCTAGAACACG AAAGGAGCGTCCCATCTCCATGGGCATATTCCAACTTCCCGGAACTGATGGTGTGACCCCTGATCTACACAAGGAACCTGTTGAAACCCCCTCAGAACCATGGAGATTCAACAACCTGAGCCATCCGCAGTCTAACACCAGCCTCCAG GATGAATTGGCCGGTTCCAGCTCCAAGTCCCGTACTCCAACCAACCAGGGAGGTGTCTCCAAAACTGGAATTTCCTCACAAAGTGAAGGGTCTCAGGGTGGTGCCTctaaatcaaacacatcttCACTCAGTGCTAACTCTCAGTCTAACACACAAAAGTCTCCTCATGATGGAGTGTCTAGCGGAATGAGTCCCGTGTCCTCTGGCACACCCCTGTCCCCTGCTGCTTCCAATGTTTCCATGGAGTCAAATGAAGTTTCAGATAGGCTCAACAAGAACCTGGACAGGAGCAGAGGAAAACCAGAGAGCAGTAAGAACATTGCAGCTGTGCAGGAAGGACAGCAGGGCCAGCCTGGGCAAGATGCCTCCACCCCCCTCAAAGGTGATG ATGGAGCAGAGAACCTGGAGAAATCTGAGGTGCAGGCCATCATAGAGTCCACTCCAGAGCTGGACATGGGCCTCGAAGGCTGCATAGGAACCAG CACACCATCTAAAGGTGGGATAGAGAACCTGGTGTTTGACCGCAACACGGACTCTCTGTTTGAGGAGCTGTCGTCTGCAGGGAACGACCTGATCGCTGACATGGATGAAGGAGCCGACCTGCTGG GTATGGGTCGGGAAGTGGAACATCTTATCCATGagaacacacagctgctggagACCAA aaatgCTCTGAACGTGGCGAAAAATGACCTCATAGCACAGATGGATGAGCTGACCTGTGAGAAGGAGGTTCTGCGGGGGGAGCTGGAGGCTGTCACTCAGGCCAAGACCAAACTGGAGAACAAGAACAAAGAATTAGAAGAGGAAATCAAGAA GATTCGGGCAGAGCTTGAGGAGTCCAAACAGAAGGTCAAGAATGACAATGAGGATGAC CAGAGCGATGTGCCTACCGCCCAGAGGAAGCGCTTCACCAGGGTGGAGATGGCCAGAGTCCTGATGGAGAGGAACCAGTACAAGGAGAGGCtgatggagctgcaggaggctgtCAGGTGGACCGAGATGATCCG GGCTTCAAAGGAGAACCCCGCTCttccagagaagaagaaatccaGCCTCTGGCAGTT TTTCAGCCGTTTGTTCAGCTCATCGGGCGCAGCGGCCAAGAAGCCGGCGTCCGAGGCCCCGGTGAATGTCAAGTACAACGCACCCACCTCTCAGATTCAGCCGTCAGTTAAGAAGAGGAGCACcaccctgcagcagctcccCAGTGACAAGAGCAAAGCCTTTGATTTCCTCAATGAGGA AGTGGCAGCGGATAACGTGGTGTCCCGGCGGGAGCAGAAGCGGGCTCAGTACCAGCAGGTGAAAGCTCACGTTCAGAAGGAGGACGGCAGAGTGCAGGCCTATGGCTGGAGTCTGCCCAAGAAGTACAAA GCCAACGGTGGTCAGGTAGAGAGTAAGATGAAGAATCTACCTGTTCCTGTCTTCCTCAGACCAGTGGACGAGAAAGATGCTTCTATGAAG CTGTGGTGTGCTGCTGGGGTGAACCTCTCCGGAGGTAAAACCAGGGACGGAGGCTCCATCGTAGGAGCCAGCGTCTTCTACAGCGACTTGTCTGGACCAGAGAGCCCTGAGAGGAGAAAAGGATCCCAGAGCAGCCTGGATAAACTGGATCAAGAACTCGAG GATCAGCAGAAGGAGCTGCGGCAGAACGATGAGATGTCGTCGCTGGTTTGGATCTGCACCAGCACGGAGTCCACCACCAAAGTCGTTGTCATCGACGCCAACCAGGCTGGAAACATCCTGGAGAGCTTCTTCGTGTGTGACTCCCACGTCCTCTGCATCGCCAGCGTTCCAG gTGCAAGAGAGACTGACTACCCGGCTGGTGAGGAAGTAGCTCCAAACTCTGAAACAGAAGCAGTGGCAAACGTCTGCTCACAATCAACGGAGAGCAGCTCAGCGGGGGGAGACGACGTGCTCGGAGGCATCACTGTGGTGGGCTGTGAGGTGGAGGGAGTGACAGCGGTTCCTCAGACAGCAGGCAGTCCAGGAGAGGACGGAGAAACCG AATCCAGATCCGCAGAGGAAGCCACAGAGGCGACCGAGGCCAGTGCAGGACCTGCAGACCAAAGAACAAGCCTGCGGGGAGCGTACACTGAACACGTGTTCACCGACCCTCTGGGGGCCCAGCACACAGCAGAGGCTCCAGCCAACTACACTCAGAGGTACACAAT GGAGAGTGATCTGCTGAAAGACGGCGTGAGTTCAAACCCCAACGCGGAGGAGCAGGACCTGATGAGGGAGGAGGCTCAGAAAATGAGCAGCGTGCTCCCCACTATGTGGCTGGGGGCTCAGAATGGATG TGTTTACGTCCACTCCTCTGTGGCTCAGTGGAAAAAGTGTCTCCACTCAATAAAGCTGAAGGACTCTGTGCTCGGCATAGT GCACGTGAAGGGGCGTGTACTGGTGGGTCTCTCTGATGGCACTTTAGCCATTTTCCACAGAGGAGTAG ATGGGCAGTGGGATCTGACCAACTACCATCTGTTAGACCTGGGGAGACCCCACCACTCAATCCGCTGCATGACTGTAGTGCATGACAAGGTGTGGTGCGGCTACAGGAACAAGATCCATGTGGTGCAGCCCAAAGCCATGAAGATAGAG AAATCCTTTGATGCCCACCCCCGTAAGGACAGCCAGGTGCGTCAGCTGGCCTGGGACGGGGACGGTATCTGGGTGTCCATCAGACTGGACTCCACCCTCAGGCTGTTCCATGCTCACACCTTCCAGCACCTTCAGGACGTGGACATCGAGCCCTACGTCAGCAAGATGCTGG GCACGGGGAAACTAGGCTTCTCATTCGTCAGGATCACCGCTCTCATGGTGTCCTCTAACCGTCTATGGATCGGCACCGGAAACGGAGTCATCATCTCCATCCCTCTGACAGACT GCAACAAGGCGACTAAGGCAGTAGGGAGCAATCCAGGAGGTGTAGTGTACAGCGACGACAGCGGAGACAAGGTGACGGCCGGGACGTTTGTTCCGTACTGCTCCATGGCTCAGGCTCAGCTCTGTTTCCATGGTCACAGAGATGCTGTCAAGTTCTTCACCGCTGTCCCAG GTCATGCAGATCCATCTGCTTCCTGTGGAGGGGAGGCAGCGGGGGATAAGACGACAGATGCCGCGGCTCAGGAAGGAACCAAGTCCATGTTGGTGATGAGCGGAGGAGAGGGCTACATCGACTTCAGGATGG GTGATGAGgatggggagggggaggaggcggAGCAGCCCCCCATGAAGCTGCACCCCTCCCAGGCTAAAGCCGAGCGCAGCCACCTCATCGTGTGGCAGATCCTGGACAACGAggactga
- the spag9b gene encoding C-Jun-amino-terminal kinase-interacting protein 4 isoform X2, which produces MELDDVVLYQDDSGNSTMMSERVSGLASSIYREFERLIERYGEDVVKELMPLVVAVLENLDSVFAVNQEHEVELELLKEDNEQLVTQYEREKALRKHTEERYIALEDSQDGEKKDLQSRLVMLESHSRQLERKTKNYADQIIRYDEREAELKKEYNTLHQRHTEMIHSYMEHLERTKHQHAAAQAEPSDTGTSARTRKERPISMGIFQLPGTDGVTPDLHKEPVETPSEPWRFNNLSHPQSNTSLQDELAGSSSKSRTPTNQGGVSKTGISSQSEGSQGGASKSNTSSLSANSQSNTQKSPHDGVSSGMSPVSSGTPLSPAASNVSMESNEVSDRLNKNLDRSRGKPESSKNIAAVQEGQQGQPGQDASTPLKGDDGAENLEKSEVQAIIESTPELDMGLEGCIGTSTPSKGGIENLVFDRNTDSLFEELSSAGNDLIADMDEGADLLGMGREVEHLIHENTQLLETKNALNVAKNDLIAQMDELTCEKEVLRGELEAVTQAKTKLENKNKELEEEIKKIRAELEESKQKVKNDNEDDQSDVPTAQRKRFTRVEMARVLMERNQYKERLMELQEAVRWTEMIRASKENPALPEKKKSSLWHFSRLFSSSGAAAKKPASEAPVNVKYNAPTSQIQPSVKKRSTTLQQLPSDKSKAFDFLNEEVAADNVVSRREQKRAQYQQVKAHVQKEDGRVQAYGWSLPKKYKANGGQVESKMKNLPVPVFLRPVDEKDASMKLWCAAGVNLSGGKTRDGGSIVGASVFYSDLSGPESPERRKGSQSSLDKLDQELEDQQKELRQNDEMSSLVWICTSTESTTKVVVIDANQAGNILESFFVCDSHVLCIASVPGARETDYPAGEEVAPNSETEAVANVCSQSTESSSAGGDDVLGGITVVGCEVEGVTAVPQTAGSPGEDGETESRSAEEATEATEASAGPADQRTSLRGAYTEHVFTDPLGAQHTAEAPANYTQRYTMESDLLKDGVSSNPNAEEQDLMREEAQKMSSVLPTMWLGAQNGCVYVHSSVAQWKKCLHSIKLKDSVLGIVHVKGRVLVGLSDGTLAIFHRGVDGQWDLTNYHLLDLGRPHHSIRCMTVVHDKVWCGYRNKIHVVQPKAMKIEKSFDAHPRKDSQVRQLAWDGDGIWVSIRLDSTLRLFHAHTFQHLQDVDIEPYVSKMLGTGKLGFSFVRITALMVSSNRLWIGTGNGVIISIPLTDSGNKATKAVGSNPGGVVYSDDSGDKVTAGTFVPYCSMAQAQLCFHGHRDAVKFFTAVPGHADPSASCGGEAAGDKTTDAAAQEGTKSMLVMSGGEGYIDFRMGDEDGEGEEAEQPPMKLHPSQAKAERSHLIVWQILDNED; this is translated from the exons CGGTACATCGCCTTAGAAGACTCCCAGGACGGAGAGAAGAAAGATCTCCAGAGTCGGCTGGTGATGCTGGAGTCACACTCGCGTCAGCTCGAgcgaaaaacaaaaaactatgCAGATCAGA tTATCAGGTATGACGAGAGAGAAGCAGAGCTCAAGAAGGAGTACAACACGCTTCATCAGAGACACACTGAG ATGATCCACAGCTACATGGAGCACCTCGAGCGAACCAAACACCAGCATGCAGCCGCACAGGCAGAGCCCTCGGACACAGGGACATCAGCTAGAACACG AAAGGAGCGTCCCATCTCCATGGGCATATTCCAACTTCCCGGAACTGATGGTGTGACCCCTGATCTACACAAGGAACCTGTTGAAACCCCCTCAGAACCATGGAGATTCAACAACCTGAGCCATCCGCAGTCTAACACCAGCCTCCAG GATGAATTGGCCGGTTCCAGCTCCAAGTCCCGTACTCCAACCAACCAGGGAGGTGTCTCCAAAACTGGAATTTCCTCACAAAGTGAAGGGTCTCAGGGTGGTGCCTctaaatcaaacacatcttCACTCAGTGCTAACTCTCAGTCTAACACACAAAAGTCTCCTCATGATGGAGTGTCTAGCGGAATGAGTCCCGTGTCCTCTGGCACACCCCTGTCCCCTGCTGCTTCCAATGTTTCCATGGAGTCAAATGAAGTTTCAGATAGGCTCAACAAGAACCTGGACAGGAGCAGAGGAAAACCAGAGAGCAGTAAGAACATTGCAGCTGTGCAGGAAGGACAGCAGGGCCAGCCTGGGCAAGATGCCTCCACCCCCCTCAAAGGTGATG ATGGAGCAGAGAACCTGGAGAAATCTGAGGTGCAGGCCATCATAGAGTCCACTCCAGAGCTGGACATGGGCCTCGAAGGCTGCATAGGAACCAG CACACCATCTAAAGGTGGGATAGAGAACCTGGTGTTTGACCGCAACACGGACTCTCTGTTTGAGGAGCTGTCGTCTGCAGGGAACGACCTGATCGCTGACATGGATGAAGGAGCCGACCTGCTGG GTATGGGTCGGGAAGTGGAACATCTTATCCATGagaacacacagctgctggagACCAA aaatgCTCTGAACGTGGCGAAAAATGACCTCATAGCACAGATGGATGAGCTGACCTGTGAGAAGGAGGTTCTGCGGGGGGAGCTGGAGGCTGTCACTCAGGCCAAGACCAAACTGGAGAACAAGAACAAAGAATTAGAAGAGGAAATCAAGAA GATTCGGGCAGAGCTTGAGGAGTCCAAACAGAAGGTCAAGAATGACAATGAGGATGAC CAGAGCGATGTGCCTACCGCCCAGAGGAAGCGCTTCACCAGGGTGGAGATGGCCAGAGTCCTGATGGAGAGGAACCAGTACAAGGAGAGGCtgatggagctgcaggaggctgtCAGGTGGACCGAGATGATCCG GGCTTCAAAGGAGAACCCCGCTCttccagagaagaagaaatccaGCCTCTGGCA TTTCAGCCGTTTGTTCAGCTCATCGGGCGCAGCGGCCAAGAAGCCGGCGTCCGAGGCCCCGGTGAATGTCAAGTACAACGCACCCACCTCTCAGATTCAGCCGTCAGTTAAGAAGAGGAGCACcaccctgcagcagctcccCAGTGACAAGAGCAAAGCCTTTGATTTCCTCAATGAGGA AGTGGCAGCGGATAACGTGGTGTCCCGGCGGGAGCAGAAGCGGGCTCAGTACCAGCAGGTGAAAGCTCACGTTCAGAAGGAGGACGGCAGAGTGCAGGCCTATGGCTGGAGTCTGCCCAAGAAGTACAAA GCCAACGGTGGTCAGGTAGAGAGTAAGATGAAGAATCTACCTGTTCCTGTCTTCCTCAGACCAGTGGACGAGAAAGATGCTTCTATGAAG CTGTGGTGTGCTGCTGGGGTGAACCTCTCCGGAGGTAAAACCAGGGACGGAGGCTCCATCGTAGGAGCCAGCGTCTTCTACAGCGACTTGTCTGGACCAGAGAGCCCTGAGAGGAGAAAAGGATCCCAGAGCAGCCTGGATAAACTGGATCAAGAACTCGAG GATCAGCAGAAGGAGCTGCGGCAGAACGATGAGATGTCGTCGCTGGTTTGGATCTGCACCAGCACGGAGTCCACCACCAAAGTCGTTGTCATCGACGCCAACCAGGCTGGAAACATCCTGGAGAGCTTCTTCGTGTGTGACTCCCACGTCCTCTGCATCGCCAGCGTTCCAG gTGCAAGAGAGACTGACTACCCGGCTGGTGAGGAAGTAGCTCCAAACTCTGAAACAGAAGCAGTGGCAAACGTCTGCTCACAATCAACGGAGAGCAGCTCAGCGGGGGGAGACGACGTGCTCGGAGGCATCACTGTGGTGGGCTGTGAGGTGGAGGGAGTGACAGCGGTTCCTCAGACAGCAGGCAGTCCAGGAGAGGACGGAGAAACCG AATCCAGATCCGCAGAGGAAGCCACAGAGGCGACCGAGGCCAGTGCAGGACCTGCAGACCAAAGAACAAGCCTGCGGGGAGCGTACACTGAACACGTGTTCACCGACCCTCTGGGGGCCCAGCACACAGCAGAGGCTCCAGCCAACTACACTCAGAGGTACACAAT GGAGAGTGATCTGCTGAAAGACGGCGTGAGTTCAAACCCCAACGCGGAGGAGCAGGACCTGATGAGGGAGGAGGCTCAGAAAATGAGCAGCGTGCTCCCCACTATGTGGCTGGGGGCTCAGAATGGATG TGTTTACGTCCACTCCTCTGTGGCTCAGTGGAAAAAGTGTCTCCACTCAATAAAGCTGAAGGACTCTGTGCTCGGCATAGT GCACGTGAAGGGGCGTGTACTGGTGGGTCTCTCTGATGGCACTTTAGCCATTTTCCACAGAGGAGTAG ATGGGCAGTGGGATCTGACCAACTACCATCTGTTAGACCTGGGGAGACCCCACCACTCAATCCGCTGCATGACTGTAGTGCATGACAAGGTGTGGTGCGGCTACAGGAACAAGATCCATGTGGTGCAGCCCAAAGCCATGAAGATAGAG AAATCCTTTGATGCCCACCCCCGTAAGGACAGCCAGGTGCGTCAGCTGGCCTGGGACGGGGACGGTATCTGGGTGTCCATCAGACTGGACTCCACCCTCAGGCTGTTCCATGCTCACACCTTCCAGCACCTTCAGGACGTGGACATCGAGCCCTACGTCAGCAAGATGCTGG GCACGGGGAAACTAGGCTTCTCATTCGTCAGGATCACCGCTCTCATGGTGTCCTCTAACCGTCTATGGATCGGCACCGGAAACGGAGTCATCATCTCCATCCCTCTGACAGACT CAGGCAACAAGGCGACTAAGGCAGTAGGGAGCAATCCAGGAGGTGTAGTGTACAGCGACGACAGCGGAGACAAGGTGACGGCCGGGACGTTTGTTCCGTACTGCTCCATGGCTCAGGCTCAGCTCTGTTTCCATGGTCACAGAGATGCTGTCAAGTTCTTCACCGCTGTCCCAG GTCATGCAGATCCATCTGCTTCCTGTGGAGGGGAGGCAGCGGGGGATAAGACGACAGATGCCGCGGCTCAGGAAGGAACCAAGTCCATGTTGGTGATGAGCGGAGGAGAGGGCTACATCGACTTCAGGATGG GTGATGAGgatggggagggggaggaggcggAGCAGCCCCCCATGAAGCTGCACCCCTCCCAGGCTAAAGCCGAGCGCAGCCACCTCATCGTGTGGCAGATCCTGGACAACGAggactga